One Syngnathoides biaculeatus isolate LvHL_M chromosome 4, ASM1980259v1, whole genome shotgun sequence DNA window includes the following coding sequences:
- the si:dkey-178e17.1 gene encoding LOW QUALITY PROTEIN: tricarboxylate transport protein B, mitochondrial (The sequence of the model RefSeq protein was modified relative to this genomic sequence to represent the inferred CDS: deleted 2 bases in 1 codon) — protein sequence MEARGPFSRPFHSPRCLAAAAAAAGRSKLTHPGKAILAGGIAGGIEICITFPTEYVKTQLQLDEKANPPKYRGIGDCVRQTVQSHGVKGLYRGLSSLLYGSIPKSAVRFGVFEFLSNHAKDELGRLDSTRGLLCGLGAGVMEAVLVVCPMETIKVKFIHDQTSANPKYRGFYHGIREIVRAQGLRGTYQGLTATVLKQGSNQAIRFYVMTSLKNWYKGNDPNKSINPFVTGAFGAIAGAASVFGNTPLDVIKTRMQGLEAHKYKSTLDCAVTILRHEGVAAFYKGTVPRLGRVCLDVAIVFIIYEEVVKVLNKVWKTE from the exons ATGGAGGCAAGAGGACCATTTAGTCGCCCTTTCCACTCGCCGAGGTgtctggcggcggcggcggcg gccgccgggAGGTCCAAGTTAACCCACCCGGGCAAGGCGATTCTGGCAG GCGGTATTGCCGGGGGAATTGAGATTTGCATTACCTTCCCTACCGAGTATGTAAAGACCCAATTACAGCTGGACGAGAAGGCCAACCCTCCAAAATACAGAGGAATAG GTGATTGCGTGAGGCAGACTGTACAGAGTCACGGTGTCAAAGGACTCTACAGAGGACTCAGCTCGCTGCTCTATGGATCCATTCCCAAATCTGCAGTCAG GTTCGGAGTGTTTGAATTCCTCAGTAACCACGCAAAGGATGAGTTGGGTCGGCTGGACAGCACTCGAGGTCTGCTGTGCGGCCTGGGGGCTGGTGTGATGGAGGCGGTCTTGGTGGTTTGCCCCATGGAAACGATCAAG GTTAAATTCATCCACGACCAGACGTCTGCAAACCCCAAGTACAGGGGCTTCTACCACGGCATCAGAGAGATCGTCAGAGCTCAAG GTTTAAGGGGAACGTACCAGGGTCTCACTGCCACCGTGCTCAAACAGGGCTCCAACCAGGCCATTCGCTTCTATGTGATGACCTCGCTCAAGAACTGGTACAAAG GCAACGACCCCAATAAATCTATCAATCCTTTTGTTACCGGGGCCTTCGGCGCCATAGCCGGAGCAGCCAGCGTGTTCGGAAACACCCCCCTCGACGTCATCAAAACAAGGATGCAG GGACTGGAAGCTCACAAGTATAAGAGCACACTGGACTGTGCGGTGACCATCCTGCGACATGAGGGGGTGGCAGC TTTCTATAAGGGGACCGTTCCTCGTCTGGGTCGCGTATGTCTGGACGTGGCCATCGTGTTCATCATCTACGAGGAGGTGGTCAAGGTTCTGAACAAGGTGTGGAAGACCGAGTGA